In one Magallana gigas chromosome 7, xbMagGiga1.1, whole genome shotgun sequence genomic region, the following are encoded:
- the LOC105318402 gene encoding synaptonemal complex protein 2 isoform X2: MFNAVKEYLEKGAEKWDADTERFLRQKLENACVQSKRFGKDAEELRSLQEMLYVLYTTLSNSDMAKRVKKVGFDRMIRKCFDEALSKDHQERKEWEVIEEQLLDVVNAIAEGLTDDKDSFLLEFCPKCLDLVLKRQTNYLHGIEVLKGCNMILENCTLTTKEKMLQRTDNANKLKAIAAKLEALGDYECQVGILECLFRIIPRKQRREYATNFFHSQTILDRFMLIKDAQFETDCRIFLNEYNASIPNQLVYSIPCTRVVLGNKELVKPNDEEYEQFWVDFNTGTKRITLFCEQSSNSENDCDFWETISIRNEDVAEIKLQKTKITTDLEIVFEKPIRILFPSQTSVDGQHMQIHFASETDIELVVEQTLPDCCNVIQSSQKVSTVEFPVKIQRDFSQEVTIPKPTEKNTHKASSPCTPMHLVQDNWRRERKDSGPLRTDTEREEQKKRPVKQAAVRVSSKKGYSSSVSSKASRTASPLKISSATFYSNVQSKREHKVTTPKIPAVGKKKKVKTPVVTVTPPVKKFKTNVEAGKRGSTKTLNDREKKTETKPQRLQSTSTNSSKEKKETISKSTSTNVPEDKNDMSDLDIDEELLLSEMDDAVEDLQILDKKEQGWKKTDRPQTKNSKNMKNINYTETGQSKLKHSSEQEKDTALDIIGSKYSNSDNHISSKKENVLQKDIFKIPPKKLCNTGTECDKLETTVSPVNDCKREVKQIAKSDAEVVENMIQPTEVDSVDSDADDCLMTNVCVYTESDTESTRDSNSQQETENQQCAVGKRSRKCVQQNVSNNSGINESEEKDKKLQGRKRGPTKTSTKKQISPVVELQRLETRESYPVNSTVPTKDEEPMDKKSVQPSKKRGRPKGSKKKEAKAPPASSKTQKSTTGKSLYALTDKTKQCLDNLPMTDTAVFEWKDEDEEESNAKVIQTISKSAPLVDVVDSDQENEIDVIQESQENARYSNDCASNKSLATDLSFKESPWYKCMPQHSKYNTKWFKTYGKLRGSQRVPTANNKDVDFCGDSPAVKKYSQQVTKTLSVQMTYSSQCVSSPGGDAGNDPYIFDDNCSEYSNNLMMNSNKTKPKQINQKSVKRGKGRGRKKTNSPDYVYKDVHTNRQIKSNKVHGERQKASKKEDSLNSYDAIKQSRISKYNHTDEENIVSLYQMENTCQLERQQSKPKPKNSGASKTSQRCSNRQKESDEDDYAISCIPSPEEAFDDGSLSGSPLESQNIPGSCMDNWKQTKDYSFMEEKSEVQKYAVDTGEMPSPSESPVPRKKQKRSNRSKMIQNSENSPANTAKPTTPESILSKFRQSCQKLVEESCCSEENVASRLQTPLLAVSPYVGRTEQDEIENEIDCSQRSEKSQSQESIESEPRCLKRKHKAKENSCLTEEDIVVDKGLQMNWLQRIQAAHTYKTSDDDKENMSISISTASSQEVESVVSEKISSFGVEIQNHMQANYLLKFDDWCLNGFKFLDQSFSILGFKCACCYHISNLMFI, translated from the exons ATGTTCAACGCAGTAAAAGAATATTTAGAAAAAGGGGCAGAGAAGTGGGATGCAGACACTGAAAGATTTTTAAGACAGAAATTAGAAAATGCATGCGTT CAGTCTAAAAGATTTGGAAAGGATGCAGAAGAGCTTCGAAGTTTGCAAGAAATGCTGTATGTACTCTACACAACTCTATCAAACAGTGATATGGCCAAAAGGGTCAAGAAAGTTGGATTTGACAGAATGATAA GAAAGTGTTTTGATGAAGCTCTTTCAAAAGACCACCAGGAGAGGAAAGAATGGGAAGTGATAGAGGAACAGCTCTTGGATGTTGTCAAC GCCATTGCAGAGGGCTTGACAGATG acAAAGACAGTTTTCTGTTGGAATTTTGTCCTAAGTGTCTAGACCTGGTCTTGAAAAGACAGACAAATTATCTTCATGGCATAGAG GTTCTTAAAGGATGCAATATGATTCTTGAAAACTGCACATTGACTACCAAAGAAAAGATGTTACAGAGGACTGATAACGCTAACAAACT gaaaGCCATTGCAGCAAAATTAGAGGCACTAGGAG ATTATGAGTGTCAAGTTGGAATACTGGAGTGCTTGTTCAGAATTATTCCAAGGAAGCAAAGAAGAGAATATGCCACAAATTTCTTTCATAGCCAAACCATTCTTGACAGGTTCATGCTTATAAAAGATGCTCAGTTTGAAACA GACTGCAGAATCTTTttgaatgaatacaatgcttcCATACCCAACCAACT TGTTTATTCCATCCCTTGTACCCGTGTTGTATTAGGCAACAAAGAG CTGGTCAAGCCTAATGATGAAGAATATGAACAGTTTTGGGTAGATTTTAACACAGGAACAAAGAGAATCACATTGTTTTGTGAACAAAGCAGTAATTCAGAG aatGATTGTGACTTCTGGGAAACTATTtctataagaaatgaagatGTTGCAGAAATCAAACTGCAAA AGACAAAGATAACCACAGACCTTGAAATAGTGTTTGAAAAACCAATAAGAATTTTGTTTCCAAGTCAAACATCAGTAGATGGACAGCACATGCAAATCCACTTTGCATCTGAGACTGACATTGAGCTTGTGGTTGAACAGACTCTTCCAGATTGTTGTAATGTCATTCAG AGTTCACAAAAAGTTTCTACAGTGGAGTTTCCTGTAAAAATTCAAAGAGATTTCTCTCAG GAAGTAACAATACCAAAACCTACGGAGAAAAACACACACAAAGCTTCCAGTCCCTGTACACCAATGCATCTTGTACAAGACAACTGGAGGAGGGAAAGAAAAGATAGTGGACCACTGCGCACAGATACTGAACGGGAGGAACAGAAAAAGAGACCGGTCAAACAGGCAGCAGTTAGAGTGAGCAGCAAGAAAGGATATAGTTCATCTGTATCATCAAAGGCATCTCGTACAGCATCTCCACTAAAGATATCATCAGCAACTTTCTATTCAAATGTTCAAAGCAAAAGAGAACATAAAG TGACCACCCCAAAGATACCAGCTGTTGGTAaaaagaagaaagttaaaacaCCTGTTGTAACTGTTACCCCACCAGTCAAAAAGTTTAAAACCAATGTTGAAGCTGGGAAAAGAGGGAGCACAAAAACTCTAAATGACAGGGAAAAGAAAACTGAAACAAAACCACAGAGACTTCAGAGTACAT CCACAAATTCATCTAAAGAAAAGAAGGAAACAATTAGTAAATCAACATCCACAAATGTCCCTGAAGACAAGAATGATATGTCTGATTTAGACATTGATGAAGAGTTACTTCTCAGTGAAATGGATGATGCTGTTGAAGATCTGCAAATTCTTGACAAAAAAGAGCAAGGCTGGAAGAAAACTGACAGACCACAAACTAAAAAcagcaaaaatatgaaaaatattaactATACTGAGACAGGTCAATCAAAATTGAAGCATTCTAGTGAACAAGAAAAGGACACTGCTTTGGATATCATTGGGAGCAAATATTCAAATTCCGATAATCATATTTCTTCTAAAAAGGAGAATGTTTTACAAaaggacatttttaaaattcctcCCAAAAAATTGTGCAACACTGGTACAGAATGTGACAAACTTGAAACAACAGTTTCCCCAGTGAATGACTGTAAAAGAGAAGTAAAACAAATTGCTAAAAGTGATGCAGAAGTTGTAGAAAATATGATTCAACCGACTGAAGTAGATTCTGTAGATTCTGATGCTGATGATTGTCTAATGACCAATGTTTGTGTGTATACAGAGTCAGATACAGAAAGTACCAGAGATAGTAATAGTCAACAAGAGACTGAAAACCAGCAATGTGCTGTAGGGAAAAGAAGTAGGAAATGTGTGCAACAAAATGTGTCAAATAACTCCGGTATCAATGAAAGTGAggaaaaagacaaaaaactgCAGGGGAGAAAAAGGGGGCCTACCAAAACCTCCACTAAGAAGCAGATATCTCCTGTTGTAGAGTTACAAAGACTGGAAACAAGAGAGAGTTACCCTGTAAACAGTACAGTACCCACTAAAGATGAGGAGCCAATGGATAAAAAGTCTGTTCAACCCAGCAAGAAGCGTGGTCGACCAAAAGGTTCCAAGAAAAAAGAAGCAAAAGCACCCCCTGCATCaagtaaaacacaaaaaagcACTACTGGGAAAAGTCTCTATGCTTTAACAGATAAAACCAAGCAGTGTTTGGACAATCTTCCCATGACAGATACTGCTGTGTTTGAATGGAAAGATGAAGATGAGGAAGAAAGTAATGCTAAAGTTATTCAGACAATTTCAAAATCTGCTCCACTTGTGGATGTAGTAGATTCTGACCAAGAAAATGAAATAGATGTTATTCAAGAAAGCCAAGAGAATGCCAGATATTCAAATGACTGTGCGAGTAATAAAAGTCTGGCCACAGATCTTAGTTTTAAAGAAAGCCCTTGGTATAAGTGCATGCCTCAACATTCCAAATACAACACTAAATGGTTTAAGACATATGGCAAATTGAGGGGTAGTCAGAGAGTACCAACTGCAAATAATAAAGATGTTGATTTTTGTGGCGATAGCCCAGCAGTCAAGAAATACTCTCAGCAAGTCACAAAGACACTGTCAGTACAGATGACATACTCATCACAGTGTGTGTCCTCTCCAGGTGGAGATGCTGGTAATGACCCTTACATTTTTGATGACAATTGTTCAGAATACAGCAATAACTTAATGATGAACTCAAATAAAACCAAGCCAAaacaaatcaatcaaaaatctGTGAAGAGAGGAAAGGGAAGGGGTAGGAAGAAGACAAATTCCCCTGATTATGTGTACAAAGATGTGCATACCAATAGACAGATTAAGTCAAACAAAGTTCATGGTGAGAGACAAAAAGCATCCAAGAAGGAAGACAGCCTGAACAGCTATGATGCTATAAAGCAGAGCAGGATCAGTAAATATAACCACACTGATGAGGAAAATATAGTTTCATtatatcagatggaaaataccTGCCAATTGGAAAGACAACAATCTAAACCAAAGCCGAAGAATTCTGGTGCAAGTAAAACTAGTCAAAGGTGCAGTAACAGACAAAAAGAATCTGATGAGGATGACTATGCCATCTCCTGTATTCCAAGTCCTGAAGAAGCATTTGATGATGGTTCATTGTCAGGTTCTCCTTTGGAATCCCAGAATATCCCTGGGAGTTGTATGGATAATtggaaacaaacaaaagattACTCATTTATGGAGGAAAAAAGTGAAGTACAG AAATATGCTGTTGATACAGGAGAAATGCCTAGTCCTTCTGAAAGTCCAGTCCCAAGGAAAAAGCAGAAAAGAAG TAATAGGTCAAAGATGATACAGAATTCAGAAAACAGTCCAGCCAACACTGCCAAGCCTACAACCCCCGAgtctattttatcaaaattcagaCAGAGTTGTCAG AAATTAGTCGAAGAATCATGTTGTTCAGAGGAAAATGTAGCCTCAAG ACTGCAGACTCCCCTTCTAGCTGTAAGTCCCTATGTTGGGCGAACTGAACAAGATGAG ATAGAGAATGAGATTGATTGCTCCCAAAGATCAGAGAAAAGCCAAAGCCAAG aATCCATTGAAAGTGAACCAAGATGTTTAAAAAGGAAGCACAAA GCAAAAGAAAACAGTTGTCTGACTGAGGAGGATATAGTTGTGGATAAAGGCTTGCAGATGAATTGGTTGCAGAGGATCCAGGCAGCACACACATACAAAACAA GTGATGATGacaaggaaaatatgtctataTCCATTAGTACAGCTTCATCCCAGGAAGTAGAAAGTGTTGTATCagaaaagatcagttcctttgGAGTTGAAATACAAAACCACATGCAGGCAAACTATCTTTTGAAATTTGATGACTGGTGCTTGAATGGTTTCAAATTCTTAGATCAAAGTTTCAGTATACTGGGGTTCAAGTGTGCATGTTGTTACCATATATCAAATCTTATGTTTATATAA
- the LOC105318402 gene encoding synaptonemal complex protein 2 isoform X4: MFNAVKEYLEKGAEKWDADTERFLRQKLENACVSKRFGKDAEELRSLQEMLYVLYTTLSNSDMAKRVKKVGFDRMIRKCFDEALSKDHQERKEWEVIEEQLLDVVNAIAEGLTDDKDSFLLEFCPKCLDLVLKRQTNYLHGIEVLKGCNMILENCTLTTKEKMLQRTDNANKLKAIAAKLEALGDYECQVGILECLFRIIPRKQRREYATNFFHSQTILDRFMLIKDAQFETDCRIFLNEYNASIPNQLVYSIPCTRVVLGNKELVKPNDEEYEQFWVDFNTGTKRITLFCEQSSNSENDCDFWETISIRNEDVAEIKLQKTKITTDLEIVFEKPIRILFPSQTSVDGQHMQIHFASETDIELVVEQTLPDCCNVIQSSQKVSTVEFPVKIQRDFSQEVTIPKPTEKNTHKASSPCTPMHLVQDNWRRERKDSGPLRTDTEREEQKKRPVKQAAVRVSSKKGYSSSVSSKASRTASPLKISSATFYSNVQSKREHKVTTPKIPAVGKKKKVKTPVVTVTPPVKKFKTNVEAGKRGSTKTLNDREKKTETKPQRLQSTSTNSSKEKKETISKSTSTNVPEDKNDMSDLDIDEELLLSEMDDAVEDLQILDKKEQGWKKTDRPQTKNSKNMKNINYTETGQSKLKHSSEQEKDTALDIIGSKYSNSDNHISSKKENVLQKDIFKIPPKKLCNTGTECDKLETTVSPVNDCKREVKQIAKSDAEVVENMIQPTEVDSVDSDADDCLMTNVCVYTESDTESTRDSNSQQETENQQCAVGKRSRKCVQQNVSNNSGINESEEKDKKLQGRKRGPTKTSTKKQISPVVELQRLETRESYPVNSTVPTKDEEPMDKKSVQPSKKRGRPKGSKKKEAKAPPASSKTQKSTTGKSLYALTDKTKQCLDNLPMTDTAVFEWKDEDEEESNAKVIQTISKSAPLVDVVDSDQENEIDVIQESQENARYSNDCASNKSLATDLSFKESPWYKCMPQHSKYNTKWFKTYGKLRGSQRVPTANNKDVDFCGDSPAVKKYSQQVTKTLSVQMTYSSQCVSSPGGDAGNDPYIFDDNCSEYSNNLMMNSNKTKPKQINQKSVKRGKGRGRKKTNSPDYVYKDVHTNRQIKSNKVHGERQKASKKEDSLNSYDAIKQSRISKYNHTDEENIVSLYQMENTCQLERQQSKPKPKNSGASKTSQRCSNRQKESDEDDYAISCIPSPEEAFDDGSLSGSPLESQNIPGSCMDNWKQTKDYSFMEEKSEVQKYAVDTGEMPSPSESPVPRKKQKRSNRSKMIQNSENSPANTAKPTTPESILSKFRQSCQKLVEESCCSEENVASRLQTPLLAVSPYVGRTEQDEIENEIDCSQRSEKSQSQESIESEPRCLKRKHKAKENSCLTEEDIVVDKGLQMNWLQRIQAAHTYKTSDDDKENMSISISTASSQEVESVVSEKISSFGVEIQNHMQANYLLKFDDWCLNGFKFLDQSFSILGFKCACCYHISNLMFI, from the exons ATGTTCAACGCAGTAAAAGAATATTTAGAAAAAGGGGCAGAGAAGTGGGATGCAGACACTGAAAGATTTTTAAGACAGAAATTAGAAAATGCATGCGTT TCTAAAAGATTTGGAAAGGATGCAGAAGAGCTTCGAAGTTTGCAAGAAATGCTGTATGTACTCTACACAACTCTATCAAACAGTGATATGGCCAAAAGGGTCAAGAAAGTTGGATTTGACAGAATGATAA GAAAGTGTTTTGATGAAGCTCTTTCAAAAGACCACCAGGAGAGGAAAGAATGGGAAGTGATAGAGGAACAGCTCTTGGATGTTGTCAAC GCCATTGCAGAGGGCTTGACAGATG acAAAGACAGTTTTCTGTTGGAATTTTGTCCTAAGTGTCTAGACCTGGTCTTGAAAAGACAGACAAATTATCTTCATGGCATAGAG GTTCTTAAAGGATGCAATATGATTCTTGAAAACTGCACATTGACTACCAAAGAAAAGATGTTACAGAGGACTGATAACGCTAACAAACT gaaaGCCATTGCAGCAAAATTAGAGGCACTAGGAG ATTATGAGTGTCAAGTTGGAATACTGGAGTGCTTGTTCAGAATTATTCCAAGGAAGCAAAGAAGAGAATATGCCACAAATTTCTTTCATAGCCAAACCATTCTTGACAGGTTCATGCTTATAAAAGATGCTCAGTTTGAAACA GACTGCAGAATCTTTttgaatgaatacaatgcttcCATACCCAACCAACT TGTTTATTCCATCCCTTGTACCCGTGTTGTATTAGGCAACAAAGAG CTGGTCAAGCCTAATGATGAAGAATATGAACAGTTTTGGGTAGATTTTAACACAGGAACAAAGAGAATCACATTGTTTTGTGAACAAAGCAGTAATTCAGAG aatGATTGTGACTTCTGGGAAACTATTtctataagaaatgaagatGTTGCAGAAATCAAACTGCAAA AGACAAAGATAACCACAGACCTTGAAATAGTGTTTGAAAAACCAATAAGAATTTTGTTTCCAAGTCAAACATCAGTAGATGGACAGCACATGCAAATCCACTTTGCATCTGAGACTGACATTGAGCTTGTGGTTGAACAGACTCTTCCAGATTGTTGTAATGTCATTCAG AGTTCACAAAAAGTTTCTACAGTGGAGTTTCCTGTAAAAATTCAAAGAGATTTCTCTCAG GAAGTAACAATACCAAAACCTACGGAGAAAAACACACACAAAGCTTCCAGTCCCTGTACACCAATGCATCTTGTACAAGACAACTGGAGGAGGGAAAGAAAAGATAGTGGACCACTGCGCACAGATACTGAACGGGAGGAACAGAAAAAGAGACCGGTCAAACAGGCAGCAGTTAGAGTGAGCAGCAAGAAAGGATATAGTTCATCTGTATCATCAAAGGCATCTCGTACAGCATCTCCACTAAAGATATCATCAGCAACTTTCTATTCAAATGTTCAAAGCAAAAGAGAACATAAAG TGACCACCCCAAAGATACCAGCTGTTGGTAaaaagaagaaagttaaaacaCCTGTTGTAACTGTTACCCCACCAGTCAAAAAGTTTAAAACCAATGTTGAAGCTGGGAAAAGAGGGAGCACAAAAACTCTAAATGACAGGGAAAAGAAAACTGAAACAAAACCACAGAGACTTCAGAGTACAT CCACAAATTCATCTAAAGAAAAGAAGGAAACAATTAGTAAATCAACATCCACAAATGTCCCTGAAGACAAGAATGATATGTCTGATTTAGACATTGATGAAGAGTTACTTCTCAGTGAAATGGATGATGCTGTTGAAGATCTGCAAATTCTTGACAAAAAAGAGCAAGGCTGGAAGAAAACTGACAGACCACAAACTAAAAAcagcaaaaatatgaaaaatattaactATACTGAGACAGGTCAATCAAAATTGAAGCATTCTAGTGAACAAGAAAAGGACACTGCTTTGGATATCATTGGGAGCAAATATTCAAATTCCGATAATCATATTTCTTCTAAAAAGGAGAATGTTTTACAAaaggacatttttaaaattcctcCCAAAAAATTGTGCAACACTGGTACAGAATGTGACAAACTTGAAACAACAGTTTCCCCAGTGAATGACTGTAAAAGAGAAGTAAAACAAATTGCTAAAAGTGATGCAGAAGTTGTAGAAAATATGATTCAACCGACTGAAGTAGATTCTGTAGATTCTGATGCTGATGATTGTCTAATGACCAATGTTTGTGTGTATACAGAGTCAGATACAGAAAGTACCAGAGATAGTAATAGTCAACAAGAGACTGAAAACCAGCAATGTGCTGTAGGGAAAAGAAGTAGGAAATGTGTGCAACAAAATGTGTCAAATAACTCCGGTATCAATGAAAGTGAggaaaaagacaaaaaactgCAGGGGAGAAAAAGGGGGCCTACCAAAACCTCCACTAAGAAGCAGATATCTCCTGTTGTAGAGTTACAAAGACTGGAAACAAGAGAGAGTTACCCTGTAAACAGTACAGTACCCACTAAAGATGAGGAGCCAATGGATAAAAAGTCTGTTCAACCCAGCAAGAAGCGTGGTCGACCAAAAGGTTCCAAGAAAAAAGAAGCAAAAGCACCCCCTGCATCaagtaaaacacaaaaaagcACTACTGGGAAAAGTCTCTATGCTTTAACAGATAAAACCAAGCAGTGTTTGGACAATCTTCCCATGACAGATACTGCTGTGTTTGAATGGAAAGATGAAGATGAGGAAGAAAGTAATGCTAAAGTTATTCAGACAATTTCAAAATCTGCTCCACTTGTGGATGTAGTAGATTCTGACCAAGAAAATGAAATAGATGTTATTCAAGAAAGCCAAGAGAATGCCAGATATTCAAATGACTGTGCGAGTAATAAAAGTCTGGCCACAGATCTTAGTTTTAAAGAAAGCCCTTGGTATAAGTGCATGCCTCAACATTCCAAATACAACACTAAATGGTTTAAGACATATGGCAAATTGAGGGGTAGTCAGAGAGTACCAACTGCAAATAATAAAGATGTTGATTTTTGTGGCGATAGCCCAGCAGTCAAGAAATACTCTCAGCAAGTCACAAAGACACTGTCAGTACAGATGACATACTCATCACAGTGTGTGTCCTCTCCAGGTGGAGATGCTGGTAATGACCCTTACATTTTTGATGACAATTGTTCAGAATACAGCAATAACTTAATGATGAACTCAAATAAAACCAAGCCAAaacaaatcaatcaaaaatctGTGAAGAGAGGAAAGGGAAGGGGTAGGAAGAAGACAAATTCCCCTGATTATGTGTACAAAGATGTGCATACCAATAGACAGATTAAGTCAAACAAAGTTCATGGTGAGAGACAAAAAGCATCCAAGAAGGAAGACAGCCTGAACAGCTATGATGCTATAAAGCAGAGCAGGATCAGTAAATATAACCACACTGATGAGGAAAATATAGTTTCATtatatcagatggaaaataccTGCCAATTGGAAAGACAACAATCTAAACCAAAGCCGAAGAATTCTGGTGCAAGTAAAACTAGTCAAAGGTGCAGTAACAGACAAAAAGAATCTGATGAGGATGACTATGCCATCTCCTGTATTCCAAGTCCTGAAGAAGCATTTGATGATGGTTCATTGTCAGGTTCTCCTTTGGAATCCCAGAATATCCCTGGGAGTTGTATGGATAATtggaaacaaacaaaagattACTCATTTATGGAGGAAAAAAGTGAAGTACAG AAATATGCTGTTGATACAGGAGAAATGCCTAGTCCTTCTGAAAGTCCAGTCCCAAGGAAAAAGCAGAAAAGAAG TAATAGGTCAAAGATGATACAGAATTCAGAAAACAGTCCAGCCAACACTGCCAAGCCTACAACCCCCGAgtctattttatcaaaattcagaCAGAGTTGTCAG AAATTAGTCGAAGAATCATGTTGTTCAGAGGAAAATGTAGCCTCAAG ACTGCAGACTCCCCTTCTAGCTGTAAGTCCCTATGTTGGGCGAACTGAACAAGATGAG ATAGAGAATGAGATTGATTGCTCCCAAAGATCAGAGAAAAGCCAAAGCCAAG aATCCATTGAAAGTGAACCAAGATGTTTAAAAAGGAAGCACAAA GCAAAAGAAAACAGTTGTCTGACTGAGGAGGATATAGTTGTGGATAAAGGCTTGCAGATGAATTGGTTGCAGAGGATCCAGGCAGCACACACATACAAAACAA GTGATGATGacaaggaaaatatgtctataTCCATTAGTACAGCTTCATCCCAGGAAGTAGAAAGTGTTGTATCagaaaagatcagttcctttgGAGTTGAAATACAAAACCACATGCAGGCAAACTATCTTTTGAAATTTGATGACTGGTGCTTGAATGGTTTCAAATTCTTAGATCAAAGTTTCAGTATACTGGGGTTCAAGTGTGCATGTTGTTACCATATATCAAATCTTATGTTTATATAA